One part of the Eulemur rufifrons isolate Redbay chromosome 16, OSU_ERuf_1, whole genome shotgun sequence genome encodes these proteins:
- the LOC138396607 gene encoding U3 small nucleolar RNA-associated protein 14 homolog A-like isoform X2, whose product MSASRAVESLLALSQQEELVDLPKDYPLSASEDEGDSDGERKRQKLLEAISSLGGKNRWKLAERSEASLKVSEFSVSSEGSGEKLVLADLLEPVKTSSSLATVKKQLNRVKSKKTVELPLNKEEVGWIHREARTPLEQEIFNLLHKNKQPVTDPLLTPVEKASLKAMSLEEAKMRRAELQRARALQSYYEARARREKKIKSKKYHRVMKKAKAKQALKEFEQLQKVNPTTALEELEKTEKARMMERMSLKHQNSGKWAKSKAIMAKYDLEARQAMHEQLAKNKELTQKLQVASESEEEEGGTEVDELVPDAVNEAQMNADGANPWMLRSCTSDAREAEIQEDPEQLPEPLSHNVSESEGDERLVADEEILLKEFEERRSLRKRSQLNQDAESVGSQETKDSISQEVLFELRTLSQKLKENHQSRKQKANSVGTVPQVQREEPAPEEEEDEPLLLQRPEKVQTLEELEELEKEGCFQNKELPRPMLEGHRLKKNPNNQTDAPKKKKKEQMIDLQNLLTTKSPSVKSLAVPTTIEELEDEMERDQKQMVKEAFAGDDVIRDFLKEKREAVEASKPQDVDLMLPGWGEWGGVGLKPSAKKRCRFFIKVPEGPPRKDKNLPNAIINEKRNIHAAAHQVRVLPHPFTHHRQFERTIQTPVGSTWNTQRAFQKLITPKIVTKAGHIIKPIKAEDVGCRSSSRSDLSVLQRNPE is encoded by the exons ATGAGTGCCAGCCGAGCTGTGGAGAGCCTTCTGGCTTTGAGCCAACAAGAAGAACTAGTGGATTTGCCAAAAGACTACCCCTTGAGTGCCAGTGAAGATGAGGGGGACAGTGATGGAGAGAGAAAGCGTCAAAAGCTTCTGGAAGCAATCAGTTCCCTTGGTGGAAAGAACAGGTGGAAATTGGCTGAGAGATCTGAGGCTAGTCTGAAAGTCTCAGAGTTCAGTGTCAGTTCTGAAGGATCAGGAGAAAAGCTGGTCCTTGCAGATCTGCTTGAGCCTGTTAAAACTTCATCCTCATTGGCCACTGTGAAAAAGCAACTGAATAGAGTCAAATCAAAGAAGACTGTGGAGTTACCCCTTAACAAAGAAGAGGTTGGATGGATCCACAGAGAA GCAAGAACTCCACTGGAGCAGGAAATTTTTAACCTCCTCCATAAGAACAAGCAGCCAGTGACAGACCCTTTACTGACTCCTGTGGAAAAGGCTTCTCTCAAAGCCATGAGCCTGGAAGAGGCAAAGATGCGCCGAGCAGAGCTCCAGAGAGCCCGGGCTCTACAGTCCTACTATGAAGCCAGGGCTcgaagagagaagaaaatcaaaagcaaaaagtaTCACAGAGTCATGAAGAAAGCAAAGGCCAAGCAAGCCCTAAAAGAGTTTGAGCAGCTGCAGAAGGTCAATCCGACTACAGCTTTGGAAGAACTGGAAAAAACTGAAAAGGCCAGAATGATGGAGCGAATGAGCCTTAAACACCAGAACAGTGGGAAATGGGCCAAGTCAAAGGCAATTATGGCCAAATATGACCTGGAGGCTCGACAAGCTATGCATGAACAACTGGCCAAGAACAAAGAACTGACGCAGAAACTCCAGGTAGCCTCAGAgagtgaggaagaagagggaggcaCAGAAGTGGACGAACTCGTCCCTGATGCAGTGAACGAAGCACAGATGAATGCAGATGGAGCAAATCCCTGGATGCTCAGGAGTTGCACCAGTGATGCAAGAGAGGCTGAAATCCAGGAGGACCCTGAACAACTGCCAGAGCCTTTGTCCCACAATGTTTCTGAAAGTGAGGGAGATGAAAGACTGGTGGCAGACGAAGAAATTTTGTTGAAAGAATTTGAGGAAAGGCGATCCCTTAGAAAAAGGTCCCAGCTCAACCAGGATGCTGAGTCAGTGGGCAGTCAAGAAACAAAAGATTCTATCAGCCAGGAGGTGCTATTTGAATTGAGAACACTGTCTCAGAAACTCAAGGAAAACCATCAGTCCAGGAAGCAAAAAGCAAATTCAGTGGGGACTGTTCCCCAGGTCCAGAGAGAGGAACCTGCCccggaagaagaagaagatgaacCTCTGTTGCTGCAGAGGCCAGAGAAAGTACAGACTCTGGAAGAGCtagaagagctggagaaagaaggaTGTTTTCAAAATAAGGAGCTTCCCAGACCTATGTTAGAAGGGCATCGGTTGAAGAAGAACCCAAATAATCAGACTGATGCccctaagaagaaaaagaaggagcaaATGATTGACCTACAGAACCTCCTGACCACAAAATCTCCTTCTGTGAAGTCTTTGGCAGTTCCCACAACAATAGAGGAGTTGGAGGATGAAATGGAGAGAGACCAAAAACAGATGGTAAAGGAAGCTTTTGCTGGGGATGATGTCATCAGAGACTTCttgaaagagaagagggaagctGTGGAGGCAAGTAAGCCACAGGACGTGGACCTGATGCTACCTGGCTGGGGTGAGTGGGGTGGTGTGGGCCTCAAGCCCAGTGCCAAGAAAAGATGCCGGTTTTTCATAAAAGTCCCTGAGGGTCCTCCAAGAAAAGACAAGAATTTGCCAAATGCGATTATCAATGAGAAGCGCAACATCCACGCAGCAGCTCATCAGGTGCGAGTGCTCCCACATCCATTCACCCACCACCGGCAATTTGAAAGGACCATCCAGACCCCTGTAGGATCTACGTGGAACACCCAGAGGGCCTTCCAAAAACTGATTACTCCCAAGATTGTCACCAAGGCAGGCCATATCATTAAGCCCATAAAAGCAGAGGACGTGGGCTGCCGGTCTTCCTCAAGGTCGGACCTCTCTGTCCTACAGAGGAATCCAGAATGA
- the LOC138396607 gene encoding U3 small nucleolar RNA-associated protein 14 homolog A-like isoform X1, translating to MSASRAVESLLALSQQEELVDLPKDYPLSASEDEGDSDGERKRQKLLEAISSLGGKNRWKLAERSEASLKVSEFSVSSEGSGEKLVLADLLEPVKTSSSLATVKKQLNRVKSKKTVELPLNKEEVGWIHREVAFNKTSQVLSKWDPIVLKNRQAEQLVFPLEKEQPAFAPIEHVLSGWKARTPLEQEIFNLLHKNKQPVTDPLLTPVEKASLKAMSLEEAKMRRAELQRARALQSYYEARARREKKIKSKKYHRVMKKAKAKQALKEFEQLQKVNPTTALEELEKTEKARMMERMSLKHQNSGKWAKSKAIMAKYDLEARQAMHEQLAKNKELTQKLQVASESEEEEGGTEVDELVPDAVNEAQMNADGANPWMLRSCTSDAREAEIQEDPEQLPEPLSHNVSESEGDERLVADEEILLKEFEERRSLRKRSQLNQDAESVGSQETKDSISQEVLFELRTLSQKLKENHQSRKQKANSVGTVPQVQREEPAPEEEEDEPLLLQRPEKVQTLEELEELEKEGCFQNKELPRPMLEGHRLKKNPNNQTDAPKKKKKEQMIDLQNLLTTKSPSVKSLAVPTTIEELEDEMERDQKQMVKEAFAGDDVIRDFLKEKREAVEASKPQDVDLMLPGWGEWGGVGLKPSAKKRCRFFIKVPEGPPRKDKNLPNAIINEKRNIHAAAHQVRVLPHPFTHHRQFERTIQTPVGSTWNTQRAFQKLITPKIVTKAGHIIKPIKAEDVGCRSSSRSDLSVLQRNPE from the coding sequence ATGAGTGCCAGCCGAGCTGTGGAGAGCCTTCTGGCTTTGAGCCAACAAGAAGAACTAGTGGATTTGCCAAAAGACTACCCCTTGAGTGCCAGTGAAGATGAGGGGGACAGTGATGGAGAGAGAAAGCGTCAAAAGCTTCTGGAAGCAATCAGTTCCCTTGGTGGAAAGAACAGGTGGAAATTGGCTGAGAGATCTGAGGCTAGTCTGAAAGTCTCAGAGTTCAGTGTCAGTTCTGAAGGATCAGGAGAAAAGCTGGTCCTTGCAGATCTGCTTGAGCCTGTTAAAACTTCATCCTCATTGGCCACTGTGAAAAAGCAACTGAATAGAGTCAAATCAAAGAAGACTGTGGAGTTACCCCTTAACAAAGAAGAGGTTGGATGGATCCACAGAGAAGTTGCATTCAATAAAACCTCACAAGTCCTCTCCAAATGGGATCCTATCGTCCTGAAGAACCGGCAAGCAGAGCAGCTGGTTTTTCCCCTGGAGAAGGAGCAGCCAGCCTTTGCTCCCATTGAACATGTGCTCAGTGGCTGGAAGGCAAGAACTCCACTGGAGCAGGAAATTTTTAACCTCCTCCATAAGAACAAGCAGCCAGTGACAGACCCTTTACTGACTCCTGTGGAAAAGGCTTCTCTCAAAGCCATGAGCCTGGAAGAGGCAAAGATGCGCCGAGCAGAGCTCCAGAGAGCCCGGGCTCTACAGTCCTACTATGAAGCCAGGGCTcgaagagagaagaaaatcaaaagcaaaaagtaTCACAGAGTCATGAAGAAAGCAAAGGCCAAGCAAGCCCTAAAAGAGTTTGAGCAGCTGCAGAAGGTCAATCCGACTACAGCTTTGGAAGAACTGGAAAAAACTGAAAAGGCCAGAATGATGGAGCGAATGAGCCTTAAACACCAGAACAGTGGGAAATGGGCCAAGTCAAAGGCAATTATGGCCAAATATGACCTGGAGGCTCGACAAGCTATGCATGAACAACTGGCCAAGAACAAAGAACTGACGCAGAAACTCCAGGTAGCCTCAGAgagtgaggaagaagagggaggcaCAGAAGTGGACGAACTCGTCCCTGATGCAGTGAACGAAGCACAGATGAATGCAGATGGAGCAAATCCCTGGATGCTCAGGAGTTGCACCAGTGATGCAAGAGAGGCTGAAATCCAGGAGGACCCTGAACAACTGCCAGAGCCTTTGTCCCACAATGTTTCTGAAAGTGAGGGAGATGAAAGACTGGTGGCAGACGAAGAAATTTTGTTGAAAGAATTTGAGGAAAGGCGATCCCTTAGAAAAAGGTCCCAGCTCAACCAGGATGCTGAGTCAGTGGGCAGTCAAGAAACAAAAGATTCTATCAGCCAGGAGGTGCTATTTGAATTGAGAACACTGTCTCAGAAACTCAAGGAAAACCATCAGTCCAGGAAGCAAAAAGCAAATTCAGTGGGGACTGTTCCCCAGGTCCAGAGAGAGGAACCTGCCccggaagaagaagaagatgaacCTCTGTTGCTGCAGAGGCCAGAGAAAGTACAGACTCTGGAAGAGCtagaagagctggagaaagaaggaTGTTTTCAAAATAAGGAGCTTCCCAGACCTATGTTAGAAGGGCATCGGTTGAAGAAGAACCCAAATAATCAGACTGATGCccctaagaagaaaaagaaggagcaaATGATTGACCTACAGAACCTCCTGACCACAAAATCTCCTTCTGTGAAGTCTTTGGCAGTTCCCACAACAATAGAGGAGTTGGAGGATGAAATGGAGAGAGACCAAAAACAGATGGTAAAGGAAGCTTTTGCTGGGGATGATGTCATCAGAGACTTCttgaaagagaagagggaagctGTGGAGGCAAGTAAGCCACAGGACGTGGACCTGATGCTACCTGGCTGGGGTGAGTGGGGTGGTGTGGGCCTCAAGCCCAGTGCCAAGAAAAGATGCCGGTTTTTCATAAAAGTCCCTGAGGGTCCTCCAAGAAAAGACAAGAATTTGCCAAATGCGATTATCAATGAGAAGCGCAACATCCACGCAGCAGCTCATCAGGTGCGAGTGCTCCCACATCCATTCACCCACCACCGGCAATTTGAAAGGACCATCCAGACCCCTGTAGGATCTACGTGGAACACCCAGAGGGCCTTCCAAAAACTGATTACTCCCAAGATTGTCACCAAGGCAGGCCATATCATTAAGCCCATAAAAGCAGAGGACGTGGGCTGCCGGTCTTCCTCAAGGTCGGACCTCTCTGTCCTACAGAGGAATCCAGAATGA
- the H4C16 gene encoding LOW QUALITY PROTEIN: histone H4 (The sequence of the model RefSeq protein was modified relative to this genomic sequence to represent the inferred CDS: inserted 2 bases in 1 codon), whose amino-acid sequence MSGRGKGGKGLGKGGAKRHRKVLRDNIQGITKPAIRRLARRGGVKRISGLIYEETRGVLKVFLENVIRDAVTXTQHAKRKTVTAMDVVYALKRQGRTLYGFGG is encoded by the exons ATGTCTGGGCGAGGTAAAGGCGGCAAAGGGCTGGGTAAGGGGGGCGCCAAGCGCCACCGCAAAGTCCTACGGGACAATATTCAGGGCATCACCAAACCCGCCATTCGCCGTCTAGCCCGCCGTGGAGGTGTAAAGCGCATCTCCGGGCTCATCTACGAGGAGACCCGGGGAGTGCTCAAAGTCTTTCTGGAGAACGTGATCCGGGACGCGGTGAC TACACAGCACGCCAAGCGCAAGACGGTCACGGCCATGGACGTGGTGTATGCCCTGAAGCGGCAAGGACGCACCCTGTACGGCTTCGGCGGCTGA